The Rheinheimera mangrovi genome contains the following window.
GTTTCCGAATCTGCGGCAAAGTCTCCGCTTTGATCAAATTCTGTAACCTGAACTTCGGCTGTGTCAGCTGAACCAGCTAACATTAGATCTGTACTTGCAGCTGGTTCAGGATCAGCTAAAACAACCTGCACAACACGCTCTTCGGCAACAGGTTGCTCCACAAAAGGTTTCAAACCTGATTCTGTAACTGCGGCTGGTTCTGCTGTCTTTTTCTTGCCAAGCTGAGCCGCCACCTCTGGTGACACACGGGTCGCGACTACATCCTGCAAGGTGATCGGTTCTTCTGCTAACTGCGCTGTAGAAAGACTTGTGACCGCCGCTAAGCTTTGAGCCTGTGGCACCAATTGTGTCACGGCAGCTAATGGATGAACCTGGCCTTTTTGCACTTCAGTTGCTGTTGCTGCTTGTTCTGTTTTGATGGAAAAACGTTCTTTATACCAGGCCTGACCGCACCAACCCGCTAATAACGCCAGAGGCACTGCCACCCACAATAACAGATATGATTTACGCTGTGGTTTGAAGCTGATAAAACCTCTGTGATGTTGCTGCTGTTGCTGCTTGTCTAAATCACGCAGCATTTTATTGATCACACTCATAACCACAACCCTCGAAAATGCCAGGCAGCTGCGGCGGCAATTACCAACAAAGAAACCAGCAAACCAATCACTATGGGATGAAGAGCAGATATAGTCTCATATACATCTTCGGTGTCTTTTGCGGCATAACGTAAATGTTTGGCATCCACCTGCAGCTTATTTTCGCCAAAAGCCAACATCAGACCTTTATGACTTAACACATTCACTAAGCGTGGGATCCCTCTGCTGTATTTCCAAATCGCTTTTAACGCACCGGGTGAGAACAATGGCTGTCGAACACCAGCAATATCGACGCGTGCATTGACATAGGCCTGAACTTCGTAATAAGACATGCCACGTAACAAATAAGAAAAACTAACGCGCTGACGCAACTGACGAAATTTATAGCTGGCCAGACGGGTATCGAGCTCGGGCTGACCAAACAACACCACTTGCAACAATTTACGTTGTTCAGTTTCGAGATTAGTTAATAAGCGTAAAGCTTCCAATGTTTCGTCTGGCAAAGCCTGAGCTTCATCGATGATCAACACTGCCCTTTTTTCCTGGCCTGCCAACACCACTAAATGTCGCTGTATTAATTGCACTAACTGTTGGCTATCAATAGTATCTGATTGTTTTAAGCCTAATTCGCAGGCCAAAGCCCAACGCAATTCCAGCGGAGATAAATAAGGATCTGGAATATATGCAATAACCCAATCGTCTGGCGCTTCATTCATTAGCTTGCGGCACAACATGGTTTTTCCTGTGCCCACTTCGCCTGTCACTTTGATAAAACCTTCGCCCACATTCAAAGCAGTGGTCAGCACTTCTAAGGCTTCATGGTGCTGGGGCAAATCTATATAAAACGCCGTATTTGGAGTCAGACTGAAAGGGGTTTGCTGTAAACCAAAGTGGCGTAAATACAACATAATCAGTTCTTCGGATACCATTGTTCAATCAAATCGGCTGACTGCTTCAGCTGTTGCTGCATAGCATTACCGGACGAGACCGTAGGTTTGATCAGAATAATCAATTCCTTTTTCCGCTCCACTTTGCTTATGTTAGTAAACAACTTGCCCAATAAAGGCACTGAGCCAAGCACTGGTACTTTGGATTCATTGTCACTTATAGTCGATTGCATTAATCCGCCAATCACCACGATTTCCCCATTGCGGGCTTTAATTATGGTATCTGATTCGCGGATATTGGTTTGAGCTGAAGGCAGGGAGTAAGGTGCCTGGCCTGAAACACTGATCGATTTTGACAACTCGGTGGTCTCAGACACAGATGGATGCACATGCAATATGACATCACCTTCGACATTAATCTGGGGCGTTACATCCAACGCAATACCTGAGAAAAACGGCTCCAGCGTAGGGATAGGTACATCAATGTTGGTCACACCACCGTTGTTGTTGCCTGTGACGCTGGAACTGCTGTTTACTCCTGTCACATAATATTCGTCCGAGCCTACTTTAATCACGGCTTTCTGATTGTTAATGGCGGTGACTCGAGGGCTTGACAGCACCTGCGCATTGCCTTGGGTTTCCAACAGGTTAATTACACCGCTAAAATCATCACCCTCAAAGCCTATTCTGCCTAATCCGCCTACCTGAGCAGTGATGTTATTACCGAGACTAAAAGTATTATTGCTGAAATTAATATCAGTGGACCCTATAGTGCCGGCAATTTTGGTCCAGTTAATACCTTGTTGGTAGTCATCATTTAAGGTCACTTCGATAATTTTTACTTCCAGTATTACCTGACGCTGCAAACTCTCCTCAGTCTGGCCCAGATAAGCCCGCACAGCTTCGATCTCCGAAGGTAAACCCCGTACTGTGACTAAACCTGCCTGAGGGCTGATAACTACAGTCCTATCAGGTCCTGCGCCCATCACACCTGTGATTGCTTCTTTTAGATCTTTCCAGAAATCAGTCTGGCTGGAACTCTGTACCGAACTGCCATTTCCCTGTCCCCCCTGATTATTCTGATTGCCATTCTGACCGTTATTATTTTGATTGGAGTTCTGGCCATTATTCTGACTATTACTCTGGTTACTCCCACCCGAATTACTACCGCTGCCGCCATTTTGTGATGACGATATACCGCCTGCAGTGACTGAAATGGAGGAACTACCTGAACGCTGCATCAGTAGATAGTTTACTGGTATTGTTTCTGTGCGCAGACCGCCAGGCATGATTTTGTATATGGAGCCGACCTGCTGAATATGATAACCATACAGCTGCTCAACCACCGCAAAAGCTTCGTTTAACGTCACTTGTTTTAAATCCAGCGTGATCTGTCCCGACACGGCAGGATGAATCGCAACACTGTAATCTGTATCTGCAACCAGCGAAGTAAAGAAATCTGCTATATCTACATTTGCTGCAGCCACATTAAAACGTGGCTGCATCGACTGGCCTTGTTGCATGGGTGCAGCTAAAGCTAACAAGTCTTGAGTGACGCTATCAGGCACAACAGGTGCAGCAGGTTTTGACTGGTTCTGCGACTCAGCCAAAGCAGCTTGCGCCTGTTGCGGCACTTTAGTTTCCTGCAAGCCCTGACAAGCAGCTAAACTGAGGCTGATGAAAGCTAATGTAAAATAGTTTTTCTTAAAATAATTCATCGAGTTTTCATCGCTTTAAACAAACTTAAGGTTAAACGTTCATTCTCTCGCTGTAACACCACCTGCTTGTGATTAATGCTCAGCACTTTATAGCCATCAATTTCATCACCTTGCTTCACTGATTGGCCATTAATAAACGCCATATGTTGTCCCTGCACAGTTTTGATCAGACCCAATTTGAATTTCGCATCCAGGTCCACTGGTTCCGGCTCTGCAGCCGTACTTACAGACACAGCTATGGCTATATCAGGTTTGGTTGGGTCTGAAGCCGCATGCACAGTAAGGCTCAGCACCAAACAGAGGCTACAACTTAATATAACTTTCATTGTCACTCACAGTCAGTAAATGCAAAGTCAGCTCTGCATCAGGGTATTCAGTTACTTTATAGTCAACACTTTGCCAACCCAACGACCAGGGCAACGTATCAAGCCGTTCCAGCACAGCCGTTAGTGCAAAATAATTACCTGTTAAGATTACAACTGTAGAGTGTTGATAAATAACCGCTTTATTATCTGTACCCTGCTCTGAAAAGGTTAAAGGAACAGGCGGATTGGCAATCACTGATTTCATTTTTACATTATTGCTACTTTTTAGCACATCTTGCAGCACAGACGCCATGCGTTCCGAACCTATGAAGTAGCTGGTCAGTTTAGAAATTTGTTGCTGCAAATCCTGTTCCTGATGTCGCAGGCTTTGCAGTTCGAGTTTGTAATTGGCATCAATATCAATCCCTGCTTGTTGCTGCAACGTCGTCAGGGTCGTGTTTTGCTGTTGCAACATCGCTGTGGCACTGGCTATTTGCTGATCGGCTTTTTTCAGCTCTTCAAAAGCAGGCACCAGGAGCTGTAGCATAAAAAGCCACAAAGATAACAACAATGCTCCAGCCAGAGCTGTGTACTTTTCCCGTTCTTGTAGCGCACTGAAGCGATCAGACATCTGCTGCCAGGCACTCATGGTTTAGCCTCCGCAGACGCAGCACCAGCGGCAGAAGATGTAACTTTAAAAGCCAACGCTTCGGTATTTTCCACTTGTTTAATTTCAAACTGAGAAAAGGTATGGCCGGTGAAAAATGCAGTACCACTTAACTGATTCAACCATTTTGGCAAAAGTTCAGGTTCAGTAACATAACCACTGAATTGGCTGGAGCTGGCATTTAAACTAAAGCCATCCAACCAAAATCCTTCTGGATCTATGCTCGCAAGGTACTTAAATACCGGAGAATACTTTACAGAAGTTTTTAACTGCTCACCTTGCACAAATTGCAGCAACTTTTGCTTTTGCCTGATGATCTGACTTAAATCCGTGTGCTGTCTGACCAATTCAGCTGAAGGCTGACGATTGCCGACTGTGGCCTGCAACTGAGCTAACTGTTGTTCCTGAGCTTTGACCTGCTGCTGTAATACAGCTAACTCAGCTTGTTTCGAATCGGCTTGTGTATTCATGATCAAACCCATAGCCATCAATACAGCACAAAGTCCAAAGGTGCTGCTGACCAAAAGCTTTAAACTGATTTTTTCTTTAACAGGTTGCAGCGCCTGTACATAAAGGTTAACCCGCAGCTTCAAGGTTCACCTCCCGTTGCGCGCACAGAGGTTCAATAGCACCGGCCAATGCCAGCCAATACAGACTAAACTGCTCAGCTGACATCTGCACACCAGCGTCTTTTGCTGATATTGCAAACACCTGAGAAAATCCATTTTGCACAAACAATTGCACCACACCACTCTGATTTGAATTTGCTAACAACAACGCAATTTCTTTCACCGGAGCTTGTTTGAGCTGTCCTTCGAAATAATCAATGGATCGCTGCAGCTCCAACAATAAATTATCAAATACGCCTTGCTGCATTTCATCCAGACTGTATTGATCCAGACGATTAAACCCACGCAAACGACGGGAGAAACACAGATTGCCTTGTTGCAATATCTGTACGGCAAGCTCCTGACCACTCTGGTGCGACACCAGCATCAATGCCTGACTCTTAGCGGGTAATAAATTTCGTGCTAACCATTCTTCCGGCTGAATGCCCTGCAGTTGTAGTTTATTTTGTGTAAACAAAGCCACAATATCAGCTAACCAGCTTTTGGAACTGACCACAACATTCACTTTGATGCCATGTAACTGGTTTTGCAATGGTAAATCCAGATAGTCCAGTACCATGTCATCATCAGGCAATGTAACTAAGTCTTTGATGGTCCAGGGTAATGCTAGTGAGATTTCTTCATCAGGTACAGCGGGTTTATCAATTTGCAATACCATATAACGTTCAGGCGGGATCA
Protein-coding sequences here:
- a CDS encoding ExeA family protein; translated protein: MLYLRHFGLQQTPFSLTPNTAFYIDLPQHHEALEVLTTALNVGEGFIKVTGEVGTGKTMLCRKLMNEAPDDWVIAYIPDPYLSPLELRWALACELGLKQSDTIDSQQLVQLIQRHLVVLAGQEKRAVLIIDEAQALPDETLEALRLLTNLETEQRKLLQVVLFGQPELDTRLASYKFRQLRQRVSFSYLLRGMSYYEVQAYVNARVDIAGVRQPLFSPGALKAIWKYSRGIPRLVNVLSHKGLMLAFGENKLQVDAKHLRYAAKDTEDVYETISALHPIVIGLLVSLLVIAAAAAWHFRGLWL
- the mshL gene encoding pilus (MSHA type) biogenesis protein MshL; the protein is MNYFKKNYFTLAFISLSLAACQGLQETKVPQQAQAALAESQNQSKPAAPVVPDSVTQDLLALAAPMQQGQSMQPRFNVAAANVDIADFFTSLVADTDYSVAIHPAVSGQITLDLKQVTLNEAFAVVEQLYGYHIQQVGSIYKIMPGGLRTETIPVNYLLMQRSGSSSISVTAGGISSSQNGGSGSNSGGSNQSNSQNNGQNSNQNNNGQNGNQNNQGGQGNGSSVQSSSQTDFWKDLKEAITGVMGAGPDRTVVISPQAGLVTVRGLPSEIEAVRAYLGQTEESLQRQVILEVKIIEVTLNDDYQQGINWTKIAGTIGSTDINFSNNTFSLGNNITAQVGGLGRIGFEGDDFSGVINLLETQGNAQVLSSPRVTAINNQKAVIKVGSDEYYVTGVNSSSSVTGNNNGGVTNIDVPIPTLEPFFSGIALDVTPQINVEGDVILHVHPSVSETTELSKSISVSGQAPYSLPSAQTNIRESDTIIKARNGEIVVIGGLMQSTISDNESKVPVLGSVPLLGKLFTNISKVERKKELIILIKPTVSSGNAMQQQLKQSADLIEQWYPKN
- a CDS encoding PilN domain-containing protein, which gives rise to MKLRVNLYVQALQPVKEKISLKLLVSSTFGLCAVLMAMGLIMNTQADSKQAELAVLQQQVKAQEQQLAQLQATVGNRQPSAELVRQHTDLSQIIRQKQKLLQFVQGEQLKTSVKYSPVFKYLASIDPEGFWLDGFSLNASSSQFSGYVTEPELLPKWLNQLSGTAFFTGHTFSQFEIKQVENTEALAFKVTSSAAGAASAEAKP